The window GAGGAACAAGATTTCAAAAAAGATTTAGTACAAACAGAACACGTAGTTCAAAATAATATTAACTAGTTGTAGTTGGTAAATGACTTTACGAGTTGTTTTGTGTTAATTTAAGTTTTAAAGTATTTATAATAAAGACAAATGAACTTTCTTCATCTGTCTTTATTTTTTTATATTAGATGGATCCCTAAATAAGTAATACCCATGATTTTATATTTAAAACAATCTTTTACAGTTGTATTTCTGTGCTTTTGTTTTTCTCAAGCTAATTCGCAAACAAAAAGCGAAATAAATAAACAACCGAAAGATAATTCGCATGCTTTTTTCTATCAATATAGAGCAAATAATGTGTTTACAGCAGCTGTTGGTACCGCAGTAATTAATGGGGATTATCAAGATCCATTATTCGAGTTTTATGGTCAAGTGGGATATAAAAGATATATTAATCCTTATGTTAATGTGAATTTTACATATAATAAATTCAATCTTGCACATAAAAACATTAGCAATAATGGATACATGTCTTTTGATCTTAATGTAGAAAGCACCATAATGCCAGATAGCTTTTTTACCCCTTTTATATTTGCAGGTGCAGGAGTTAATGCATCTAATTATTTTACAGCAACAGATATGAAAATACAGGGAGGTATTGGTGTAGAATATATAGTTATGGAAGATTTTGGTATTAAACTTTTCACCGATTATAACCATACCTTTTCAGATGAATTAGATGGAAAAGTATTTGGTGATGCAAACGATGTGTATTGGAGAATTGCTTTTGGAGTAAATTATTACTTTGGTAGAACTAACAAAAAGAGCAAAATACCAAGTGATGTACCAACAATTATTAATTCTAATCCAATAATTCATAATTAACTAAAATACAATTCTTATTTTTGTTGCTCAAAATATATTCATGAGCCAAGATGTAAGTAAAAGATATGCACAAAGAGGAGTTTCTGCTTCTAAAGAAGATGTGCATAATGCTATAAAAAATATAGATAAAGGATTATTCCCAAAAGCATTCTGTAAAATCGTTCCAGATTATTTAACCAATGATGACGATTATTGTTTAATCATGCACGCAGATGGTGCTGGAACAAAATCATCACTAGCATATATGTACTGGAAAGAAACAGGAGATATTTCTGTTTGGAAAGGTATTGCACAAGATGCACTTATCATGAATATTGACGATTTACTTTGCGTTGGTGCAACAGATAATATCATGCTTTCCTCTACTATTGGAAGAAATAAAAACCTAATTACAGGAGAAGTGCTTTCGGCAATCATTAATGGTACCGAAGAACTTATTCAAGACTTAAAAAACTTCGGTGTTACTATTCATTCTACAGGAGGCGAAACGGCAGATGTTGGTGATTTGGTTAGAACCATTATTGTAGATTCTACAGTAACAGCAAGAATGAAACGTGCAGATGTTATTGATAATGCAAACATTAAACCTGGCGACGTCATTGTTGGTTTAGAAAGTTTTGGTCAAGCTACTTATGAAAAAGAATATAATGGCGGAATGGGAAGCAATGGCTTAACTTCTGCAAGACACGATGTCTTCTCTAAATATTTAGCAGAAAAATACCCGGAAAGTTTTGATGCTTCCGTACCAGAAGATTTAGTGTATTCTGGAAATGTCAAATTAACAGACGCTGTACAAGATTCTCCTATTGATGCAGGAAAACTAGTATTATCCCCAACTAGAACCTATGCGCCAATTATTAGTGCCATCTTATCTAAATATAAAAGCGATCGTTTACACGGAATGGTGCATTGCTCAGGAGGAGCACAAACTAAAATACTTCACTTTATAGATAACCTGCATATTGTAAAAGATAATATGTTTGCTGTACCACCATTATTTAAACTTATTCAAGAACAATCTAAAACAGATTGGAAAGAAATGTACCAAGTTTTTAATTGCGGACATAGAATGGAATTATACGTAACTCCAGAAATAGCAGAAGATATTATCGCTATTTCAAAATCCTTTAATGTAGATGCTAAAATTATTGGTAGCGTAGAAGCTTCTGATGAGAAAAGATTGACTATTAAAAGCGAGTACGGTACTTTTGAGTATTAGATTTTCTTCTTAAATAGCAAACTCCAATCTGTATCTGTTTTAGTGTAAATATTTTATTCCTTAAAAACGAATAACCAATGAGCTTTGAGAAAAAAAGCCTACTTATCATATCGCTTCTATTAGTCGCCATCAATATATATGTGATTTCGGAATATACCATTCTAGAAAACAGAGTAATAAGGTTCATAAGTGTGTTCGTTTATTTTTTAATGTTCCTTTATTTTAAAGGATATAAGAATAAAGCGATATTATTTGTTTTTTTGTGCTTTTTAATAGCGGACGTATTTAAGCTTTTTTATGAAGATGCAACTTATAATAAGTTAACCTCATTGTTTTCTATAAGTGGCTATCTTGTTTTCTTCTTTTGCGGATTAAGAAGAATCCAATTAAAAAAAGTAAACAAATTACTCATCGTTTTTTTTGTTGCTATAATTACTTTAAATTTCTTCGTTCTCGATCAGCTTTTTAGTTTTATAGCATATAAATTACATGACGACTTACAACAACTTATACTTTATTTTTATGGTGTTGTGCTTATTTTTGCATGTGTTTTTGCTGGGCATTATAATTTTACAGCCAATACCACAAAGGCGCTGTACTATATGTATTTTGTTTTTGGTTTTGCGCTTTCCGATTTTTTTAAAGCACTAGCTTATTATTTTGATGTCAACCTTTTATATATACCCGGAATATGCTTTAATCTTTTTGCTTTCTTTATTCTTGTACGGTATGCTATTCAGGATTATAAAGAGGAATATGTAATATTGGAGGAATAGCAATAAAAACTACTGCATTGCCGTTTTCTTGTTAAAATTTGTTAAAAACAATAAATCCTTTGTCGAAGTATTTAAATTCGTATGCTCTTAAATGTTACACATGAAAAAAGTTATATTCCTACTACTCGTTTTTACTATTCAATTTACTTTTGCGCAATCTGATTCTACAGTTGTGGATACCACCTTTAGAGGAAGTTTTCCTAAATGGAAAAATAAAAATATTGCTACCTTAGATGTAAGTGAAGTGGCTTTTGTTAATTGGAATTCTGGAGGAAGCAATTCCATTTCCGCATTATTAGGAGTTGCAAGTCAGGCAAACTATAAATTCAAACATTTTTTTTGGAACAATAATATTAATATCCGCTACGGAATTAATAAACAACAAGAACAAGAGTTGAGAAAAACCGAAGATTTAGTAGAGGTTAACTCTAGTGTTGGTTATAGAAGAGATAGTTTGACCAATTGGTTTTATACTTCTAGATTTAATTTTAAAACCCAGTTTACAAACGGGTACACCTATCCAAATACAACAAATGCTATTTCTAAAATTATGGCTCCTGGCTATTTGTTTTATGGTGTGGGAATTGAATATGGTAAAAATATAGAAAGATTATCCGTTTACTTTTCACCCGCAACTACTAAATCTACTTTTGTTTTAGATCAAGAACTAGCAAACGCAGGAGCATTTGGTGTTAAGCCAGCTATTCTAGATGAACAAGGAAATGTGATTAAAAATGGAGAGCAGGTACGTAATGAATTTGGGATACTAATTACCAACGCCTACGAAACAGAAATTGCTACCAATATTTATATGAAGCATGCCGTGAATTTTTATACCGATTACCTTAATGGCTTCGGAAACATAGATGTAGACTGGCAAGTGAACTTGGATTTTAAAGTAAATAATTACGTAAGAGCGAATCTAGGTTCGCATTTAAAGTATGATAATGATGTGAAAAATCTTATGGCTATTAGTGAAGAAAATGAAGAAGAAGCATATGTAGAAGAAGGAGCCAGAGTACAATGGAAACAAATTCTTGGTATAGGTGTTGTTGTAGATTTTTAGTGTATGCTATTTGCATTTAAGTAGTTGTAGAATTCTAAATCTTTTAAATCCTTAATTTGTTTGGTATAACCATTTTTAAGTAAGTAGATAGAATCTGCTGTATCTATAATGTCTTTGTACATATGATCGGTGATAATAACAATTTTATGCTGTTTTTCTTCGGTAATTAGACTTTTTAATTTCTCTATATAAAGAGGAGCGATATGAGAAAATGGTTCATCTAGTAAAATAATTTCACTTTTTCCTTTTACTATTAAATAGGTTTCTACTAAACGACGTTCTCCACCAGAAAGCAAGTGAATCTTGTTATTTTTGTATTTTGAAAAACCTTCAAAAGTAGTAGTGAAAGTTTCCCAGGATACCTCTAAAATTTTAAAAATGGTTTTCAGTTTTAAACCTTTCGGAACAAAATTGTATTGTGGTAATAAACTAACATTTTTAGCTAAATATAAAGGTTTCGTAATCGGTTTGTTGTCTATTCTAACTAGTTTGTATTTTGGGTGTAATGCACCAAAAACTATTTGTAATAAACAGCTTTTTCCACAACCATTACTGCCAAGAATAGCAGTTACTTTTCCTGTTTCTGCTTTCAGGTAAATTCCATTTAATAATAGTTTGTTGGAAAAAGAAAGTTCTACATTATCTATCTCTAAAATCATAATATTGTTTTTGCTAATAGAAGAAAGATAATCGATAATATAGCATCCATAAAAAACAAGGAAGCATATAATTTAAAAGTAGAAATACCTACGTTTTTGTAAAACACCAAATTGTTTTTTGCTTTTGTTTCTCGAATATAATACCATAAAAATACCGTGAGAAGAAGTTTCAGAAATATAAGAACGCCTAGATTGCTTCCTGCTAAAACATTAATTATAAAGGACCAAAGAAGGAACGGTTTGTAAAAAATAAAAATAAGTTTTAGCGATTTCATACCTTCTAATAAAAGCGTTTTTTCTGGTATTACTAAATCCATTTGGAAAGGTTTAACAATATATCAAGCAAATCCTTTTATCAAGAATATAAAAACAAGAGACACAGAACAATCTATTAAAAATAGAAAACAGAGTAGTTTTACGTTAGAAACGCCAACCATTTTATAAAACCCAATTCTTCTTCTAACGCTAGCATCTTTTAGTAATAACCAAAATAAAATCACTACAAATAACTTGGTTAAAATAGTAAGCACAAAGCTTTGACTTATTATTAAAACAATAAGATTTATAGTAAAAGACCACACAAATAGTGGCTTATAATAAGCGAGTATTCCTTTTAGCAGTTTCATGAGTATTATTAAAACGCAAAAGAGCACTAATTATTTTCAAGACAATATTGCTAGTCTATACACTATATAAAATCCATAAATTATCGTATTTTTGGCATACAATTTTTTAGAAGATAGATGTTAGATAAATTACAAATAGTAAAACAACGCTTTGATGAGGTTAGTGATTTAATCATTCAACCAGATATTATTACAGATCAAAAGCGTTATGTAGAGTTAAATAAAGAATACAAAGACTTACGCCTTTTAATGGATAAACGTGAGCAATACATAGAGTATACAGATAATTTAGCGGAAGCAGAAGCGATTATAGCAGATGGTAGTGATGCCGAAATGGTGGAAATGGCCAAAATGCAATATGACGAAGCTAAAGAAGCGATTCCTAAGTTAGACGATGAAATTCGTGTACTTTTAATTCCTAAAGATCCACAAGATTCTAAAAATGCGGTAGTAGAATTACGTGCAGGAACTGGTGGAGATGAAGCTAGTATTTTTGCTGGTGATTTATTTAGAATGTACACCAAATACTGCGAAGGTAGAGGCTGGAAAGTAGATACTGTAGATTATAGTGAAGGTACTAATGGCGGATTTAAAGAAATTCAATTTGAAGTTACTGGTAACGATGTGTACGGAACTTTAAAATTTGAAGCTGGTGTGCATCGTGTACAACGTGTACCACAAACCGAAACACAAGGTCGTGTGCATACAAGTGCTGCAACCGTTATGGTATTTCCAGAAGCCGAAGAGTTTGATGTAGAAATAAACCCAAAAGATGTACGTATCGATTTTTTCTGTTCTTCAGGACCAGGAGGGCAATCGGTAAATACAACCTATTCGGCAGTACGTTTAACACACGTTCCAACTGGATTAGTAGCACAATGTCAAGATCAAAAATCACAACATAAAAACAAAGAGAAAGCATTTAAAGTATTGCGTTCTCGTTTGTATGATATGGAGTTGGCTAAGAAAAATGAAGAAGATGCTGCTTTACGTGGAACCATGGTAACTTCTGGTGATAGAAGTGCGAAAATTAGAACCTACAACTATTCGCAAGGTCGTGTAACCGATCACAGAATTGGATTAACACTTTATGATTTACAAAATATTGTAAATGGTGATATTCAAAAAATTATAGACGAATTACAATTAGCAGATAACACCGAGAAGTTAAAAGCTAGTGACGAACACCTTTAATAATAAGCCTCTTTTTTGAGGCTTTTTTAATAATATTCCTGCAAGGTTTTTAGAACCTTTAGGTATCAAAATAATAGTTTCCTCTGTTAGAGGATTAAGGAGGCGCATGACAACACAACAACTTACTGCTCAGATCCAAAAAAAGAAATCCTTTCTATGTATTGGATTAGATGTCGATTTAAATAAAATTCCGAAACATCTTTTAAAAGAGGAAGATCCAATATTCGCTTTTAATAAAGCAATTATAGACGCTACACACCATTTATGTGTTGCCTATAAACCTAACACTGCTTTTTATGAAGCCTACGGATTGAAAGGTTGGAAAGCTTTAGAAAAGACCATTAACTATTTAAACGAAAAGCATCCAGAAATTTTTACCATTGCCGATGCTAAACGTGGCGATATTGGTAATACAAGTACTATGTATGCTAAAGCTTTTTTTGAAGACTTAGCTTTCGATAGTGTTACTGTAGCTCCCTACATGGGAAAAGATTCCGTAGAGCCTTTCTTAGCTTTTGAAAATAAACATACTATCATGTTGGCTTTAACTTCCAACGAAGGTGCTTTCGATTTTCAAACCAAACAAGTAGAAGGAAAGGAATTATACAAACAGGTTTTAGAGACTTCTAAAAATTGGAAAAATTCAGAAAACCTAATGTATGTAGTTGGTGCTACTAAAGCCGAATATTTTGCAGAAATTAGAAAAATTGTTCCAAATAGCTTTTTACTAGTTCCAGGAGTTGGAGCGCAAGGTGGAAACTTACAAGATGTTTGTAAATACGGAATGAGTGATACTATAGGTTTATTAATAAACTCTTCTAGAGGAATTATTTACGCTTCCAAAGAACAAGATTTTGCAACTGCGGCAGCAAACAGTGCAAAAGATTTGCAAACACAAATGGAAGCATTACTGTCATTACGAGAAACGAAGTAAGCTTTTTAAATGAAACTAAAAGATCAATTAGGAAGACCATTAAACTTAGAATCCGTTCCAAAACGAATCATCTCTTTAGTGCCTTCACAAACCGAATTACTCTACGATTTAGGTTTAGAATCTTCTATTGTTGGTATTACTAAATTTTGTGTTCATCCAAAACATTTACTAAAAACAAAAACGATTGTTGGCGGTACAAAGCAAATAAATCTTGAAAAAATAAAAGCCTTACAACCAGATATTATTCTATGTAATAAAGAGGAAAACACAAAGGATATTGTGGATGCTTGTAATGACATTTGTGTGGTGCATGTTTCCGAAATTGAAACCATTTCCCATTGTATAGAAATGATGCAACAATATGGAGAAATCTTCAATAGAAAGGAGGAAGCTTTCGAAATTTCAGAAAAAATTCAAAACAATTTAAAAGATTTTCAAAACTATATTCAGGAAAAACCGACTTTAAAAGTGGCATATTTTATTTGGAAAAATCCTTTTATGGTTGCTGGTAAAGACACTTTCATTAATTATTTATTACAATTAAATAAATTGGAAAATGTTTATGAAGATTTAGGAAGGTATCCAGAAATTGAAATGCAACAAAATAAAGAAGTAGAGGTGGTCTTTTTATCTAGTGAGCCATATCCTTTTAAAGAAAAACATATCGAAGGATTAGGAGCGTACTATACTAATGCCAAAATACAATTAGTAGATGGCGAAATGTTTTCGTGGTATGGTTCTAGACTAATTAAGTCTTTTAGTTATTTTAAGAAGCTACATGTAAGTCTTTAGTATACTTTTTCTTGTATACCACTTCCACAAAACGTACAGCTTTTTTATCTGTAGCTTTTAGGTTTAATAGCTTGTCTAAATTCGGTTTTATATTTCCAACCTTGCAAAATTGTGCGCTCATAACTTGTTCTTTATATAAAGTACGAGTTTTCTTCGCGTTTGGATTTTAAGCAAAGGTTAAAGAAAGGATAAATAATTAATTAGTAGATGCAGATGGCTCTCTAGAAAGGTATTTTAACTTGTTTAGTTTCCCAAGAAGTTTGATAGCTCTGTATTCCGAAATATCACTTAAAGCATGGTCTGTTTGTCTAAGATTATAAGCTTGCTCTACCAAATTTTTATATTTTTTATCGAGTTTACTTTGATGCTTTTGTATTAATTCATTTTTGTTCATGATGGTAATTTGCTATTAATCAATTAAATATACAATATTTTTAGGTAGCATAATTATGCTTGATTAAATTTAATAAAAAAAAAGATTCTTTTAAAATTTATTTTAAAATTCTAATTAAAACCCATCAAATTCTTATTTCGGTATTTTAAATAGAATATAGTTAGCAAATAAAAAGCCTTTGAAGAATCATTCCTTCAAAGGCTTTTTTATATTTTAGTAATCGAATTTTCTAACGGTCTTGACTAATCTTGCAAAGCAAAAACCTTACGTAATAAATCTGTAGTTCTTGAAGACGATTTACTTCTTATTTCTTTTTCTTCCACAGCAATCATTGTATACACACCTTTTAAAGCTTCTTCTGTAACATAATCTGTTAAATCTGGGTTTACATTACTCGTAAAAGGAATCGTATTGTACTTATTAATTAGATTCGCCCAAATTTGATCTGCCCCAACTTTATCAAAGGATGCTTTAATTACTGGATTAAACTTAGCGTATAAAGCCGTTTGTGTTTTGCTGGTTAAATATTGTGTAGCTGCATCATTATTA is drawn from Lacinutrix sp. WUR7 and contains these coding sequences:
- the prfA gene encoding peptide chain release factor 1 encodes the protein MLDKLQIVKQRFDEVSDLIIQPDIITDQKRYVELNKEYKDLRLLMDKREQYIEYTDNLAEAEAIIADGSDAEMVEMAKMQYDEAKEAIPKLDDEIRVLLIPKDPQDSKNAVVELRAGTGGDEASIFAGDLFRMYTKYCEGRGWKVDTVDYSEGTNGGFKEIQFEVTGNDVYGTLKFEAGVHRVQRVPQTETQGRVHTSAATVMVFPEAEEFDVEINPKDVRIDFFCSSGPGGQSVNTTYSAVRLTHVPTGLVAQCQDQKSQHKNKEKAFKVLRSRLYDMELAKKNEEDAALRGTMVTSGDRSAKIRTYNYSQGRVTDHRIGLTLYDLQNIVNGDIQKIIDELQLADNTEKLKASDEHL
- a CDS encoding Lacal_2735 family protein, producing MNKNELIQKHQSKLDKKYKNLVEQAYNLRQTDHALSDISEYRAIKLLGKLNKLKYLSREPSASTN
- a CDS encoding ABC transporter substrate-binding protein, with translation MKLKDQLGRPLNLESVPKRIISLVPSQTELLYDLGLESSIVGITKFCVHPKHLLKTKTIVGGTKQINLEKIKALQPDIILCNKEENTKDIVDACNDICVVHVSEIETISHCIEMMQQYGEIFNRKEEAFEISEKIQNNLKDFQNYIQEKPTLKVAYFIWKNPFMVAGKDTFINYLLQLNKLENVYEDLGRYPEIEMQQNKEVEVVFLSSEPYPFKEKHIEGLGAYYTNAKIQLVDGEMFSWYGSRLIKSFSYFKKLHVSL
- a CDS encoding porin family protein; translated protein: MILYLKQSFTVVFLCFCFSQANSQTKSEINKQPKDNSHAFFYQYRANNVFTAAVGTAVINGDYQDPLFEFYGQVGYKRYINPYVNVNFTYNKFNLAHKNISNNGYMSFDLNVESTIMPDSFFTPFIFAGAGVNASNYFTATDMKIQGGIGVEYIVMEDFGIKLFTDYNHTFSDELDGKVFGDANDVYWRIAFGVNYYFGRTNKKSKIPSDVPTIINSNPIIHN
- the pyrF gene encoding orotidine-5'-phosphate decarboxylase is translated as MTTQQLTAQIQKKKSFLCIGLDVDLNKIPKHLLKEEDPIFAFNKAIIDATHHLCVAYKPNTAFYEAYGLKGWKALEKTINYLNEKHPEIFTIADAKRGDIGNTSTMYAKAFFEDLAFDSVTVAPYMGKDSVEPFLAFENKHTIMLALTSNEGAFDFQTKQVEGKELYKQVLETSKNWKNSENLMYVVGATKAEYFAEIRKIVPNSFLLVPGVGAQGGNLQDVCKYGMSDTIGLLINSSRGIIYASKEQDFATAAANSAKDLQTQMEALLSLRETK
- a CDS encoding ABC transporter ATP-binding protein yields the protein MILEIDNVELSFSNKLLLNGIYLKAETGKVTAILGSNGCGKSCLLQIVFGALHPKYKLVRIDNKPITKPLYLAKNVSLLPQYNFVPKGLKLKTIFKILEVSWETFTTTFEGFSKYKNNKIHLLSGGERRLVETYLIVKGKSEIILLDEPFSHIAPLYIEKLKSLITEEKQHKIVIITDHMYKDIIDTADSIYLLKNGYTKQIKDLKDLEFYNYLNANSIH
- a CDS encoding AIR synthase related protein, translated to MSQDVSKRYAQRGVSASKEDVHNAIKNIDKGLFPKAFCKIVPDYLTNDDDYCLIMHADGAGTKSSLAYMYWKETGDISVWKGIAQDALIMNIDDLLCVGATDNIMLSSTIGRNKNLITGEVLSAIINGTEELIQDLKNFGVTIHSTGGETADVGDLVRTIIVDSTVTARMKRADVIDNANIKPGDVIVGLESFGQATYEKEYNGGMGSNGLTSARHDVFSKYLAEKYPESFDASVPEDLVYSGNVKLTDAVQDSPIDAGKLVLSPTRTYAPIISAILSKYKSDRLHGMVHCSGGAQTKILHFIDNLHIVKDNMFAVPPLFKLIQEQSKTDWKEMYQVFNCGHRMELYVTPEIAEDIIAISKSFNVDAKIIGSVEASDEKRLTIKSEYGTFEY
- a CDS encoding DUF3078 domain-containing protein gives rise to the protein MKKVIFLLLVFTIQFTFAQSDSTVVDTTFRGSFPKWKNKNIATLDVSEVAFVNWNSGGSNSISALLGVASQANYKFKHFFWNNNINIRYGINKQQEQELRKTEDLVEVNSSVGYRRDSLTNWFYTSRFNFKTQFTNGYTYPNTTNAISKIMAPGYLFYGVGIEYGKNIERLSVYFSPATTKSTFVLDQELANAGAFGVKPAILDEQGNVIKNGEQVRNEFGILITNAYETEIATNIYMKHAVNFYTDYLNGFGNIDVDWQVNLDFKVNNYVRANLGSHLKYDNDVKNLMAISEENEEEAYVEEGARVQWKQILGIGVVVDF